The segment AGGATGCCATGTTTGTTACTGTTTGGTTGGGGATGGAAACGACAACAATTACTATTATGATTTATTTGGGCCCTCTGATTTTGGAAGTTAGCAGCTTTGTCATATCTGTGTTGTGGATTACAACATTTTTATTCATCAACAAGAAGATTGAGTCCTTATCTATCCAAGTTAGTGAATTTTATGCAGTGACGTTTAAAGCTCGACCTTCAGAAAACACCTGCTTGGTTTTCTAGCACTACCTAATAtggttttcttttcttcatttttgttATCAGAAGCTCATGCTGATGCTGTTATAGTTTTTATCCTCCATTGACACCCATTACTAACATGACTTCTTTGTGTGTTGAGAACGTTCTGGATAATTCTGCTTTGCCTCTCATGGGCATCAAAAGTCAATTATTCAGTTAAAAGTAGCTTTGTGACATCTTTTCATGCAATTTTCTTCTAGGTTTGCTTAGGCAAATTTCTTCCCTTCTATTGATTTTTCTATTCTATTTGACTTGCAGAAATTCAAACTCCCCCTTGTTGGCTAATCTTCCAGTCTCCTTTGCACATGACTAAaccatttcaattaattttggttTCCTTCACTTAAGGTGATTAACTGATTTGCTCCCTGCCATGGAttcttttctaaatttctccTTTAAAAGCTTCTAGATCGATATTCTCATCTGATACTCGCATGGCATAGGTTCCCTTTTTGCCACCTAGCACACTGATCATTGAGCTCACTTGACTGCAGTTTCTTTCCATTCTTAAAACCAAAATTCACAAAGGAGTTGTCCTTGCATTCTTAAAGCTCGTCCAAACAAAGTGAGATTGGACTTGCAGCATACACGTGGAATTGTATATTTACGCTGGGCTTTGTTGGCCCTTATGACATCAGTTTGCAGTATAGGCTGCCAATAAATCTTCAGTTAATAACAATACCATGATCCATTCACTTGGCATTTCTTTTATTTTGACATTATATCACCTATGTAATTTACTCATACTTTTATAATTTCATGTACTCATTCTATTTCATCTGGTATTGATGCCTTATCCTTGTGGATACTTTCATAGCTTTCTTGACTTACTGTCCCATTACATCTGCTACATGTGACACCAACTGTGGATTTCCTTCAAACAGAGCTCTGTTTTGCATGATCTATTAGCAACCATATTTAGCGCAGTTCTCAAAGTGTGTGAAGGAggcaaaattcaatctaatgagataaaaggGAATAAATTCACCTCAGGTTTTAATTTGAAGGGAACCCACCACAAAAAATTAAAGTTTGCAGCATGGTTGTGataaaataaatagctaatattGTAGGAGTCACTGCACTGATGTGTTACCTTCTAAATCAATACCTAAACAAACACTTGCTGATCAAACACCTGTGAAGGTTCCTTGAAGCAAAAATGACAACCGTTGATGTTTGCCTTATGATCATTAATCACCTGTACCATTTGTCTCACTGTATTGTGTGGCTTGAAGTCCCTTAAGAACAAGGACCTCATGGATGGCAGCTTTCATGTTATGTCTAAACATTCAAGACTTAATATCTACTACTATAACACAAACTCCTTTAAGCCTTAACCCTAGTCCCATGCCCTAATCCAAATGTCCATGAATTCCCTTATAAATATATTCTTCTGTCTTTAGATGCCATCCCTCACGTTTACTTTCCAGTCTCTAATACATGGctggtaaaaaaaaaatacacaaaCCCAAACATAGAATTGATAATATACTTACCAATTCTACTGCAAGTGATCTTGATTGATGGGATAACAGGTGCCCATCAAATATTCTTTGTTGAATACAAATCATTTGGATTTCATATGCCTGTTCTGGACTTCTAGAATTGTTAGATTCAATGGATAATCTATATTGCATCAATTGATTATGTTACAGGACTATAATAAAATTTTGTAAGCAAAGATGGTTGACATAATAACTTTTACTTCTTACTACTATTAAGGTGCAGTTGATTGATTCACTTGCTGTAGCTGAAACACAGGTTTTTGTCATATGAGATGTCTGTGTTATATTGCATGTGAGCTGGTTATTTGTTTCTTGCATAGGTATGGTTTTATATCAGACTGCTTATTCTCATTGCTATTTCTTCAGTTATGGAATTGCTGCCATTGCCCCCTTTTCACACCGCCTTGCTTTTGACAATTTGCCCGGGGAAATTCAACGTCTGCGTTGTAAGGTCAACTTTCAAGCATTGGTTTTTGTTCCTCATATCAATGGTTTGGGGGAGGCCCTTGTTAAACGCCTGGGGTATCCAGTCAGCATTCACTCTAGTGAGTACATACAAGAGGTAGTGGATGAAAATGTCTACGCGGCATCAGGAAAGTTTGTGGTGTTACACCTCCGATTTGATAAGGTATTATTTTCTTGAGAGCAGTTTGATGAGGTATTCTTAATGCATATTCTGTCGCTATAGCTTTTcaaattcatcaaaaagaaatATTGGAATTTTAACACATATTTAGGCAAACAAATCCCACATAGTTCCAATAAGGCTTGTTGGTCCTGGTTATGGCAATgtatgattaagtccaactactGACTAAAGTTTGTTTTGTAGTGAAATTTCTAACATATTGACAATGTTCAGGACATGGCTGCACATTCAGCCTGTGATTTTGGTGGTGGTAAAGCTGAAAGGCTTGCTTTAGCAAAGTACCGGCAAGTGATTTGGCAAGGGAGGGTCTTGAACTCCCAGTTCACTGATGAGGAGCTGCGAAGCCAGGGTAGGTGTCCACTGACTCCTGAAGAAATTGGATTGCTGCTGGCAGCTTTAGGCTTTGACAGCAAAACTCGTCTCTACCTTGCTTCTCATAAGGTATGACATGCTGGCTCCTTGTTATAACGATTTTTTTTCCCTTCTAAATGGAATATTCAAATGCTAATATGTGTCATATACTATAGGTATATGGTGGGGAAGCCAGAATTGCTAGCTTGCGCAAGCTTTTCCCATTGATGGAGGACAAGAAGAGCCTTGCTTCTGAAGAGGAACTAGCTAAGGTTGAAGGGAAGGCTTCTCTTCTAGCTGCTGTAGATTATTATGTGAGCATGCGCAGCGATGTGTTCATTTCTGCATCTCCTGGCAATATGCACAATGCTGTGGTAATATTTTTTGTTTACTTTATTGTTACTTATGATTGTTTGGTCTCATTGTGCCAAAATTCCTGACCGAGGCTTTGATGTGGTTTTAGGTCGGCCGTAGGACCTATTGAACTTGAAGACAATAAGACCAAACATGGCTTTGTTAGGACAGCTCTTTCTGAACAAAAGCATGGAATGGTCTGAATTTCAACAGGTTATCCAATCGGGCCACAAGAATAGACAAGGGCAAATTCGGCAGAGGAAGCCAAAACAATCCATCTACACATATCCTCTCCAGATTGCATGTGCAGCAGTGAATTATTtggtttatttcatttgcatcacCCATGAGTTACTACCATGTCATATGTAAAGATCAAAAGACATACTTCTTAGCTACTCATCGTTACCTTCTCTAGATTCAATAATCAATTCCTTGTGTATGAATGTACTGCTTCATGATAGTGATTTCAATGAATATTGTTATTTCGGTGCAAAGCGAACTTCTTATCATGCCTCCGACCCACTTGTAATCCCAATGCCGTTCTATCCAAAAACACAAACCTCATGAACCTTGCTAACAATATCTGTTCCAAGAATTGTTGCAGTTGTTATTGTTAATTATGTGTCTTCACAGGTTAGTTTCAGTTGCAGAAACAAACCAGTGCCCTGTCCCATGTATCGCAGCGATGCACAAACCTAATAAACAAAGCAGTGCTATTAGTACCAACTTCTATGGTTTCACTATAGTTTTCTGTGCCTTTCTATTTTTCGGATTAACTGTAGTCTATCAAACCTCTGTTCAGAATGCAGTAGCACAAGCGTAATTGAGAAGCGAGTCCTCGAATCGATGATTGAGGATTACAATATCTTCGCATTTATTAACCCACGCAAGTTATGGGCGTGGCAGCTAATAAGGGCCGGTCTTAAGTGGGCCCTTCTCTTTT is part of the Elaeis guineensis isolate ETL-2024a chromosome 15, EG11, whole genome shotgun sequence genome and harbors:
- the LOC105058555 gene encoding LOW QUALITY PROTEIN: O-fucosyltransferase 31 (The sequence of the model RefSeq protein was modified relative to this genomic sequence to represent the inferred CDS: inserted 3 bases in 3 codons); translation: MSFPSQRTHLGSRIRVWSGRSSAYSLGSERIWGRRRRRRRRRAGMLRLWYQYQSQRGGAFAALLVLLLPVFCPSLFSPLGHASPSMFSEWNAPKPRHMSLLKGALQRQILDEQKSELWAPLAHQGWRPCIESANSPVSLPTRSTGYIQVFLDGGLNQQRMGICDAVAVAKILNATLVIPHLEVNPVWKDSSSFEEIYDVDHFISVLKDEISVVRELPQEFXWSTREYYAVAIRATRVKTAPVHASANWYLENVLPVLQSYGIAAIAPFSHRLAFDNLPGEIQRLRCKVNFQALVFVPHINGLGEALVKRLGYPVSIHSSEYIQEVVDENVYAASGKFVVLHLRFDKDMAAHSACDFGGGKAERLALAKYRQVIWQGRVLNSQFTDEELRSQGRCPLTPEEIGLLLAALGFDSKTRLYLASHKVYGGEARIASLRKLFPLMEDKKSLASEEELAKVEGKASLLAAVDYYVSMRSDVFISASPGNMHNAVVGRRTYXNLKTIRPNMALLGQLFLNKSMEWSEFQQVIQSGHKNRQGQIRQRKPKQSIYTYPXPDCMCSSELFGLFHLHHP